One part of the Anaerofustis stercorihominis DSM 17244 genome encodes these proteins:
- a CDS encoding aminopeptidase P family protein yields MNNIDLKNRRKKVLEYMENNSAAIIFSGELIKSENGNDYEFEVNRDFYYLTGIDEEDSILLLYKDNEHTEEKLFIPKNNEKSSKWTGIKLSAPEAMAISGIEKVLYLEEFEKYINDIGNREDLHRIYSLIDETNSDENYNLNLRMFKQMYKVFDNVEFYNLKRCLNELREVKNQYEVKCIYEGAKNLKTAINMAMKITKPGIKEAEIAATIDYVSRKNGDTIPFPTIVAGGKNATTLHYIKCIDKLKEGDLVLLDCGSGVDKYSADVSRTYPVSGKFTKLQKVLYDLVLRANKAVIENVKPGVTLSKLNDIVIDIYEDGLRELGVIKTREEVNDYYYHFVSHFIGLNCHDPFEKDKPLVPGNVITVEPGLYFEKEGIGIRIEDNVLVTNDGYALLTKDIIKEAEDIEAFMN; encoded by the coding sequence ATGAATAATATAGATTTAAAAAACAGAAGGAAAAAAGTTCTCGAGTATATGGAAAATAATTCAGCTGCGATAATTTTTTCCGGAGAATTAATAAAAAGCGAAAACGGTAATGATTATGAGTTTGAAGTAAACAGGGATTTTTATTATCTTACCGGGATTGATGAAGAAGATTCCATCCTTCTTTTGTATAAAGATAATGAACATACTGAAGAAAAACTTTTTATTCCGAAGAATAACGAAAAATCTTCAAAATGGACTGGGATCAAGTTAAGTGCTCCCGAAGCAATGGCGATAAGCGGTATCGAAAAAGTCTTATACCTTGAAGAATTTGAAAAATATATCAATGATATCGGAAACAGAGAAGACCTTCATAGGATTTATTCATTGATAGATGAAACAAACAGTGATGAAAATTATAATTTAAATCTCAGAATGTTTAAACAAATGTATAAAGTTTTTGATAACGTAGAATTTTATAATCTGAAGAGATGTTTAAATGAGCTTAGAGAAGTCAAGAACCAATATGAAGTAAAATGTATTTATGAAGGTGCAAAAAATTTAAAAACAGCTATAAACATGGCTATGAAAATAACAAAGCCAGGTATCAAAGAAGCTGAAATTGCAGCTACAATAGATTACGTATCCAGGAAAAACGGGGACACGATTCCTTTCCCTACTATAGTAGCAGGCGGTAAAAATGCGACTACCCTTCATTATATAAAATGTATAGACAAACTCAAAGAGGGGGATTTGGTCTTATTGGACTGCGGCAGCGGTGTAGATAAATACAGTGCCGACGTAAGCAGGACTTATCCCGTAAGCGGTAAATTTACAAAGCTTCAAAAAGTATTGTACGATTTGGTTTTAAGAGCCAATAAAGCCGTTATAGAAAATGTTAAGCCGGGAGTGACACTGTCAAAGTTAAATGATATAGTTATAGATATTTATGAAGACGGTCTTAGGGAGCTGGGAGTTATAAAAACGAGAGAAGAAGTCAATGATTATTATTATCACTTCGTATCTCATTTTATCGGACTTAACTGTCATGACCCTTTTGAAAAAGATAAACCGCTGGTTCCCGGTAATGTTATCACAGTTGAACCCGGACTTTATTTTGAAAAAGAAGGTATTGGGATTAGGATAGAAGATAATGTTCTTGTTACAAATGACGGATATGCTCTTTTAACAAAGGATATAATCAAAGAAGCAGAAGATATAGAAGCCTTTATGAATTAA